A genomic region of Nostoc sp. UHCC 0702 contains the following coding sequences:
- a CDS encoding CAAD domain-containing protein, with protein METEQQQLESLNTTSPEGLLLLDSPANQNLPKLPPAREPETQWQQVSRKTSEFLERLPEYIGNFFEDYKQALTNVVLILAAIVTGKIVLTILDAINDIPLLEPIFELIGIIYATWFVFRYLLKSETRQELGEEIQSLKQQIVGD; from the coding sequence ATGGAAACCGAACAACAGCAACTAGAATCCCTGAATACCACCTCACCAGAAGGTCTGCTATTACTAGACAGCCCAGCAAATCAAAATTTGCCCAAGTTACCGCCAGCTAGGGAACCGGAAACTCAATGGCAGCAAGTTAGCAGAAAAACTTCTGAATTTTTAGAGCGACTACCTGAATATATAGGTAACTTTTTTGAGGATTACAAGCAAGCTTTGACTAATGTCGTTCTAATTTTAGCGGCAATAGTTACAGGCAAAATAGTGCTTACAATACTCGATGCAATCAATGATATTCCATTGTTAGAGCCGATTTTTGAGTTGATTGGAATTATTTATGCAACCTGGTTTGTTTTCCGCTATCTGCTCAAGTCTGAAACTCGCCAAGAATTAGGCGAGGAAATTCAATCACTCAAACAACAAATTGTAGGTGATTAA
- a CDS encoding BON domain-containing protein has protein sequence MQKLTPFLISCLLVFGAAACENPSKTSESAPNNPNQAAQTPDVKATEAAQQDAQSEVRRNQLNQDIRAREQRNQVAGEETNRATGDLASEVRSKLEANIPNGALTVKATENGTVTVGGTVNNQQQLAKIEPLAKEIKGVKNVEVKATVAPPKQ, from the coding sequence ATGCAAAAGCTAACTCCTTTCTTAATTAGTTGTCTTTTAGTTTTTGGTGCTGCGGCTTGTGAGAACCCTTCTAAAACAAGCGAGTCCGCGCCTAATAATCCTAATCAAGCTGCACAAACACCAGACGTAAAAGCAACAGAAGCTGCTCAACAAGACGCTCAAAGTGAAGTCCGCAGAAACCAATTAAATCAGGATATTCGCGCCCGTGAACAGCGGAATCAAGTTGCAGGTGAAGAGACAAACAGAGCCACAGGCGACTTAGCAAGCGAAGTTAGATCCAAATTGGAAGCTAATATACCCAATGGCGCACTAACAGTTAAAGCCACAGAAAACGGAACTGTGACAGTAGGAGGAACTGTAAATAATCAGCAACAATTGGCTAAAATTGAACCTTTAGCTAAGGAAATTAAAGGTGTCAAAAATGTAGAAGTTAAAGCAACCGTTGCTCCACCTAAACAATAA
- a CDS encoding histidine kinase produces the protein MVVSLRRRAIGVFSNRTDIEKALHELKNSGFSMDRVSVIAKDGDRRDDIAGTPVQERVGDKSDEGAATGAVTGGVLGGLTGLLVGLGSLAIPGIGPIMLAGATATTLATTLAGAGIGAAAGSLIGALIGLGIPEERARVYNERVERGQYLVIVDGTDAEIATLEAVFNRHGVEEFAVYDHPNTDYATANVANQNVASPTYGDRTNTINTTNTNVGLQRNRRAIGVFSHRRDAEAALTELRDAGFPMTKVSLIGKDTNGHHNAGVGNKADEGAKAGAATGGALGGLGGLLVGLGALALPGIGPIIAGGAVATTLATTIAGGAIGAAAGGIVGALVGLGIPEDRARVYNDRFNKGDYIVIVDGTETEINHAEAILRRRGIEEYGIYDAPDLDREYHHDVELSDRSASSYSATGDRDDPSVVIIDHRDAKI, from the coding sequence ATGGTAGTAAGTTTAAGAAGACGTGCTATAGGTGTATTTTCTAATCGCACAGACATTGAAAAAGCACTACATGAATTAAAAAATTCCGGCTTTTCAATGGACAGAGTTTCTGTCATTGCCAAGGATGGAGACCGCAGAGACGATATTGCTGGTACTCCAGTCCAAGAACGAGTCGGTGATAAATCTGATGAAGGTGCAGCAACAGGGGCGGTTACTGGCGGTGTTTTAGGTGGTTTGACTGGTTTATTAGTCGGTCTTGGTAGCTTAGCAATTCCAGGTATTGGGCCAATTATGCTTGCAGGAGCAACAGCAACTACCCTCGCTACAACTCTCGCGGGTGCAGGTATTGGTGCAGCAGCAGGTAGTTTAATTGGAGCATTAATTGGTTTAGGAATACCTGAAGAGCGAGCCAGAGTTTATAACGAAAGAGTTGAACGAGGACAGTATTTAGTTATTGTAGATGGCACAGACGCAGAAATTGCTACACTAGAAGCAGTTTTCAACAGACACGGTGTTGAAGAGTTTGCGGTTTATGACCATCCGAATACTGACTATGCAACTGCTAATGTTGCAAATCAAAATGTGGCTTCTCCCACATATGGCGATCGCACCAATACGATCAATACTACCAATACCAATGTAGGCTTGCAAAGAAACAGACGGGCAATTGGTGTATTTTCTCATCGCCGGGATGCAGAAGCAGCATTGACTGAACTGCGAGATGCTGGTTTCCCGATGACCAAAGTTTCGCTGATAGGCAAAGATACAAATGGTCATCATAACGCTGGTGTAGGCAATAAAGCAGATGAAGGAGCAAAAGCTGGAGCTGCTACAGGTGGCGCACTAGGCGGTTTAGGAGGCTTGTTAGTTGGTCTTGGCGCTTTAGCACTTCCAGGAATAGGGCCGATAATTGCAGGTGGTGCAGTAGCAACAACTCTAGCCACAACTATAGCTGGTGGTGCTATCGGTGCAGCAGCTGGGGGTATTGTTGGCGCACTCGTTGGTTTAGGCATTCCCGAAGACCGGGCGCGAGTATATAACGATCGCTTTAACAAAGGCGACTACATAGTCATAGTAGATGGTACAGAAACCGAAATCAACCACGCCGAAGCAATTCTCAGACGGCGAGGCATTGAAGAATATGGTATCTATGATGCTCCTGATCTAGATAGAGAGTATCACCATGATGTTGAGCTTAGCGATCGCTCTGCCTCATCTTACTCTGCAACAGGCGATCGTGATGATCCCTCAGTCGTGATTATTGACCACCGAGATGCAAAAATCTAA